One part of the Ignavibacteria bacterium genome encodes these proteins:
- the treS gene encoding maltose alpha-D-glucosyltransferase — MTADGKFLEDNPLWYKDGIIYQVHVKAYHDSNNDGIGDFRGLLEKLDYIESLGVTTVWLLPFYPSPLKDDGYDIADYYNIHSQYGILEDFKDFLKEAHRRGIRVITELVLNHSSDQHRWFQLARISKPGSVQRDYYVWSDTPEKYKDARIIFGDFETSNWSWDPVAKSYYWHRFYSHQPDLNFDNSHVHKALFRVVDFWLDMGVDGLRLDAVPYLYEREGTNCENLPETHGFLKSLNAYVKKRFKNKMLLAEANQWPEDAVEYFGNEDECQMAFHFPLMPRLFMSLQMEDRFPIIDILEQTPAIPESCQWAMFLRNHDELTLEMVTDEERDYMYRFYAKDNRARINLGIRRRLAPLVENNRRKIELLNILLFSFPGTPIIYYGDEIGMGDNYYLGDRNGVRTPMQWSPDRNAGFSAANPQKLFLPVIIDPEYHYEAVNVEVQERSSSSLLWWMKRAIAVRKSHKAFGRGSLEFLSPANPKVLAFIRKYEAEVVLVVVNLSRFPQVAELDLAKYQGYIPVEAFSRNRFPLIGENTYMLTLNPYDYYWFILKQEETVPSPEGRKIPEISVKGSWKNILKGEMRAIFEDTILSPYIKQCEWFEGDRLTIQEVKIEEEIFIPDASGDEVLLIVRVSYLDRVPEHYLLPLSAANDEKARKISQASPGSAIACLNAEGQVHTLYDGIYDETFRQEFLKMLIRRRNIRGENGELRAIIEKRIKSIFSGGRVYTSSQVQRIDKRNINLLYEDTLTVKLYRKLDEGVNPGVEVLKLLTDRTDFENVPPYGGAIMYFRSNLPPITLGVLKEYVIYQSDGWSYIIDVVKKHFDNVLAAQNENENGLPQISSFLSDLDQLKDSPYFGEIVERINIEMVSLLGKRTGEMHMALYSLRDDPAYSPEPFSMLYQRSIYQSVRSLLRGTYRLLNRNLPLMPEDLRQEARDLLALEQPLLSFAAKILVRKLPTQKIRIHGDYHLGQVLFTGKDFVITNFEGPESQSISERKLKRSPLRDAAGMIWSFHYAAYTALIEYKSSRSEDITMLESFAEQWWLWMGSVFMQSYFDTVQQTGLLPPEKEELEYMLHVYLLEKKLYELHYALSKHMDEAYIPIKGIKYFSKFFLKEGKQENAVKTK; from the coding sequence ATGACCGCCGATGGGAAATTCCTGGAAGATAATCCATTGTGGTATAAAGATGGAATAATTTATCAGGTACACGTTAAAGCGTACCACGACAGCAATAACGACGGGATAGGAGATTTTCGAGGGCTCTTAGAAAAGCTGGACTATATTGAAAGCCTTGGGGTTACGACTGTCTGGCTGCTTCCATTTTACCCTTCACCATTAAAAGATGACGGTTACGATATTGCGGACTATTATAATATTCATTCCCAGTACGGAATACTGGAAGACTTTAAGGATTTCTTAAAAGAGGCCCACCGCAGAGGGATCAGGGTAATTACGGAGCTAGTACTGAACCATAGCTCGGACCAGCACAGGTGGTTTCAGCTTGCGAGAATCAGCAAGCCGGGTTCGGTACAAAGAGATTATTACGTATGGAGTGATACGCCTGAAAAGTACAAGGATGCCCGCATAATTTTTGGGGATTTTGAAACCTCAAACTGGTCCTGGGATCCGGTTGCAAAGTCATACTACTGGCACAGGTTTTATTCGCACCAGCCGGACTTGAACTTCGACAATTCGCACGTCCATAAGGCTCTTTTCAGGGTAGTGGATTTCTGGCTTGATATGGGTGTTGACGGCCTGAGACTTGACGCGGTGCCTTATCTTTATGAGAGGGAGGGTACAAACTGTGAGAATCTTCCCGAGACGCACGGGTTCTTAAAGTCGCTTAACGCATACGTTAAAAAGCGCTTTAAGAACAAGATGCTTTTGGCCGAGGCCAACCAGTGGCCCGAGGATGCGGTGGAGTATTTCGGTAATGAAGATGAATGCCAGATGGCGTTTCATTTCCCGCTCATGCCAAGGCTTTTCATGTCGCTCCAGATGGAAGACCGCTTCCCGATCATTGATATTCTGGAGCAGACGCCGGCAATTCCTGAATCGTGCCAGTGGGCTATGTTCTTAAGAAACCATGATGAGCTGACGCTTGAAATGGTGACAGACGAGGAACGCGACTACATGTACAGGTTTTATGCAAAGGATAACCGTGCAAGGATTAACCTGGGTATCAGGCGCCGCCTGGCTCCGCTGGTTGAAAATAACCGCAGAAAAATTGAGCTCCTGAATATCCTGCTTTTTTCGTTTCCCGGAACACCCATTATATACTATGGCGACGAGATTGGAATGGGGGATAACTACTATCTTGGCGACCGCAACGGTGTAAGAACGCCGATGCAGTGGTCACCCGACAGGAATGCAGGCTTTTCGGCTGCCAATCCGCAGAAACTGTTTCTGCCGGTTATAATAGATCCTGAATATCACTACGAAGCTGTAAACGTGGAAGTGCAGGAAAGAAGCTCTTCGAGTCTTTTGTGGTGGATGAAAAGAGCCATTGCCGTCAGGAAAAGCCACAAGGCGTTCGGGCGCGGAAGCCTTGAATTTCTTTCTCCGGCCAATCCGAAGGTGCTGGCATTTATCAGAAAATACGAAGCAGAGGTAGTTTTAGTTGTTGTAAATCTTTCGAGATTTCCGCAGGTAGCAGAGCTGGACCTGGCAAAATATCAGGGCTATATTCCTGTTGAAGCTTTCAGCAGAAACAGGTTTCCGCTGATTGGGGAGAATACTTACATGCTGACCCTAAACCCGTATGACTACTACTGGTTCATACTGAAGCAGGAAGAGACTGTGCCCTCTCCGGAGGGAAGAAAAATTCCGGAAATAAGTGTAAAAGGCAGCTGGAAAAATATTTTGAAAGGGGAGATGCGGGCAATTTTTGAAGATACAATTTTGAGCCCTTACATAAAACAGTGCGAATGGTTTGAAGGCGACCGTCTGACAATTCAGGAAGTAAAAATTGAAGAGGAGATCTTTATTCCTGACGCTTCAGGAGATGAAGTGCTGCTCATTGTCAGAGTCAGTTACCTGGACAGGGTTCCGGAACATTACCTCCTGCCTTTGTCGGCTGCAAACGATGAAAAAGCCAGGAAAATTTCCCAGGCCTCCCCAGGCTCCGCAATTGCATGCTTGAATGCCGAAGGGCAGGTGCACACGCTTTATGACGGAATCTATGATGAAACATTCCGCCAGGAATTCTTAAAAATGCTTATACGAAGGCGCAACATCAGGGGTGAAAACGGGGAGCTGAGGGCAATAATTGAGAAGAGGATAAAGAGCATCTTCTCCGGAGGAAGAGTATATACTTCCTCGCAGGTACAGAGGATAGATAAAAGAAATATTAACCTTCTTTATGAAGACACACTGACCGTAAAGCTCTACAGAAAGCTAGACGAAGGGGTAAACCCCGGCGTTGAGGTACTTAAGCTTCTTACGGACAGAACGGATTTTGAAAATGTTCCGCCATATGGCGGGGCGATAATGTACTTCAGGAGCAATCTGCCGCCAATAACTTTAGGTGTGCTTAAAGAATATGTCATCTATCAGAGCGACGGATGGTCCTATATTATTGACGTTGTGAAGAAGCATTTTGACAATGTACTTGCCGCACAGAATGAAAATGAAAACGGGCTTCCGCAGATATCTTCTTTCCTTTCGGATCTGGACCAGCTTAAAGACTCGCCATATTTCGGTGAGATCGTTGAAAGGATAAATATTGAAATGGTAAGCCTTCTTGGAAAAAGGACAGGGGAAATGCATATGGCGCTTTATTCACTAAGAGATGATCCTGCATACAGCCCAGAACCCTTTTCAATGCTTTATCAGAGGTCTATTTACCAGTCGGTAAGAAGTCTCTTAAGAGGCACATACAGGCTTCTTAACAGAAATCTGCCTTTGATGCCGGAAGACCTAAGGCAGGAGGCACGGGATCTTCTTGCACTTGAGCAGCCTCTTTTATCATTTGCTGCAAAAATACTAGTAAGAAAGCTTCCTACTCAGAAGATCCGGATTCACGGGGATTACCATTTAGGGCAGGTGCTCTTTACGGGAAAAGATTTTGTAATAACAAATTTCGAGGGACCGGAAAGCCAGTCCATAAGCGAAAGAAAGCTCAAGCGCTCTCCCCTCAGGGATGCGGCAGGAATGATCTGGTCGTTTCATTATGCTGCTTATACGGCACTCATTGAATACAAGTCGTCGCGTTCTGAAGATATAACGATGCTCGAATCATTTGCCGAGCAGTGGTGGCTCTGGATGGGAAGCGTATTTATGCAGTCGTACTTTGATACCGTTCAGCAGACCGGGCTCCTTCCTCCTGAAAAAGAAGAGCTCGAATATATGCTGCATGTTTACCTGCTGGAGAAAAAATTATATGAGCTGCACTATGCTTTATCAAAGCATATGGATGAAGCCTACATTCCGATAAAGGGGATTAAGTATTTCTCCAAGTTCTTTCTAAAGGAAGGAAAGCAGGAAAACGCAGTTAAGACAAAGTAA
- a CDS encoding ferritin-like domain-containing protein, translating into MAIKSMHDLLVDSVKDIYYAEKQVLKTMPRMIKKVSSTNVRKAFEQHSKETEKQIARLEKVFKELNMTPKAKKCPAIDGIIQEGKELMDEINDPNVMDAAIIAAAQKIEHYEITSYGTARTFADHLGMNKLAQLLQNTLDEEYATDDKLTQMAQSEVNVEAVEAS; encoded by the coding sequence ATGGCGATAAAATCAATGCACGACCTTTTAGTCGATTCAGTTAAGGATATATACTATGCTGAAAAGCAGGTATTAAAAACGATGCCAAGAATGATAAAGAAGGTGTCATCGACCAATGTAAGAAAGGCATTTGAACAGCACTCAAAAGAAACTGAAAAGCAGATTGCAAGGCTTGAGAAAGTTTTCAAAGAACTTAATATGACTCCTAAAGCTAAAAAATGCCCTGCCATTGACGGCATAATCCAGGAAGGTAAAGAGCTGATGGATGAGATCAACGATCCTAATGTTATGGATGCTGCAATCATTGCCGCTGCACAGAAGATAGAACATTATGAAATAACTTCTTACGGAACGGCCAGGACTTTTGCAGATCACCTTGGTATGAACAAGCTGGCGCAGCTTCTGCAGAATACGCTGGATGAAGAGTATGCCACTGACGACAAGCTGACACAGATGGCTCAGAGTGAAGTTAATGTTGAGGCCGTAGAGGCCAGCTAA
- a CDS encoding ferritin-like domain-containing protein, which produces MQVDSLKKLYMDELRDLVSSESQIIDAMPKMIQSASSKELKNAFNEHLDVTKRQLDRLKEIFRNMNESPEGKSCAGMEGIIREGQQMMGQSTDPEVKDAGLIAAAQRIEHYEIAVYGVVRTYAEILGDEDSRDLLQSTLDEEKETDKKLTELAVNSINVEAKK; this is translated from the coding sequence ATGCAAGTCGATTCGCTGAAGAAACTTTATATGGATGAATTGAGAGATCTTGTAAGCTCAGAAAGTCAAATCATTGATGCCATGCCGAAGATGATACAGTCCGCTTCATCTAAAGAACTGAAGAATGCCTTTAATGAGCACCTGGACGTGACAAAGCGCCAGCTGGACAGACTGAAAGAAATATTCCGCAATATGAATGAATCTCCGGAAGGCAAAAGCTGTGCCGGGATGGAAGGCATCATTCGCGAGGGACAACAGATGATGGGACAGTCTACGGATCCTGAAGTAAAGGATGCGGGCCTTATTGCTGCGGCACAGAGAATCGAGCACTACGAAATTGCCGTTTATGGCGTGGTAAGAACATACGCGGAAATACTGGGAGATGAAGACTCGAGGGATTTGCTGCAGAGTACACTTGATGAGGAAAAAGAAACAGATAAAAAGCTGACTGAACTGGCTGTTAACAGCATTAATGTGGAAGCAAAAAAATAA